In Candidatus Avedoeria danica, the following are encoded in one genomic region:
- a CDS encoding GNAT family N-acetyltransferase, producing the protein MTAVTGASGTPDGMHGTGVTIRPLVPDDVPALIPLRREALETAPLVFGSSPEDDGRGGSEAYMRASLADDDAAAVIGAFDGDRLVGMLGVIREQEAKARHRAYIWGMYVMPAYRRAGVGAALVAGAVERARGWDGVIQVGLSATEAAEGAERLYRRAGFREWGHEPRALCWEGEFVGERHFVLEFGAG; encoded by the coding sequence GTGACGGCCGTGACGGGTGCGTCGGGCACGCCGGACGGGATGCATGGGACGGGCGTCACGATCCGACCACTCGTCCCCGACGACGTCCCGGCGCTGATCCCGCTGCGCCGGGAGGCGCTCGAAACGGCGCCGCTGGTTTTCGGCTCGTCGCCCGAGGACGACGGGCGCGGCGGGTCGGAGGCGTACATGCGCGCGTCGCTGGCGGACGACGATGCCGCGGCGGTGATCGGGGCGTTCGACGGGGATCGACTGGTGGGGATGCTCGGGGTCATCCGCGAACAGGAGGCCAAGGCACGACATCGCGCCTACATCTGGGGCATGTACGTAATGCCCGCGTACCGCCGGGCCGGCGTCGGCGCGGCACTGGTGGCGGGGGCAGTCGAGCGGGCGCGGGGGTGGGACGGGGTGATCCAGGTGGGCCTGTCGGCGACGGAGGCGGCGGAGGGGGCGGAGCGGCTGTATAGGAGGGCGGGGTTTCGGGAGTGGGGGCACGAGCCGCGGGCGTTGTGTTGGGAGGGGGAGTTCGTGGGGGAGCGGCACTTCGTGTTGGAGTTTGGGGCGGGCTGA
- a CDS encoding DUF4260 family protein, with protein sequence MAMNGAANGAVTGGVRTVLRLEGLLVLVAAALAYGRFGLGWGTFALFFLVPDVSFLGYLAGPRAGAAAYNAAHSYVGAAACIAAGVLLAGTFPQWVTGAGLIWAAHIGMDRAIGFGLKYATGFGATHLGAIGRGRAS encoded by the coding sequence ATGGCGATGAACGGAGCGGCGAACGGTGCGGTCACCGGCGGCGTGCGGACGGTGCTGCGACTTGAGGGTCTGTTGGTGCTGGTGGCGGCGGCGCTGGCGTACGGCCGGTTCGGCCTCGGCTGGGGCACGTTTGCGCTGTTCTTCCTGGTGCCCGACGTGTCGTTCCTCGGCTATCTTGCTGGGCCCCGGGCCGGGGCGGCGGCGTACAACGCGGCGCATTCGTATGTCGGTGCGGCGGCGTGCATCGCGGCGGGCGTGCTGTTGGCGGGGACGTTCCCGCAGTGGGTGACGGGGGCAGGGTTGATCTGGGCGGCGCACATCGGGATGGACCGCGCGATCGGCTTCGGATTGAAGTACGCGACGGGGTTCGGGGCGACGCACTTGGGGGCGATCGGGCGGGGGCGGGCGTCGTGA
- a CDS encoding endonuclease/exonuclease/phosphatase family protein yields MPTLTLATWNLRRPAAQPNARSATLRQHIDRVAADVWVLTETHDSITPGDGYAAVSTTGTDRAHWPGERWVTIWSRWPIERLAATGDPERAVAARVIVESEVGSREASASAGTDGERGLIVYGTVLPWIGSVWRDIPWRDGAFAAALETQAADWRALRAAYPKDDLFVLGDLNQDLVDGPPHYYGSRANRRLLLEALGSAGLIAVTGGDGDPVRRGAGPEMQGAACIDHICMPKPSTLASESESTRARWRAGAAWRWPDGARSELRGVSDHFGVAVRVSDGGQGWR; encoded by the coding sequence TTGCCGACGCTCACCCTCGCCACCTGGAACCTCCGCCGCCCCGCCGCCCAGCCCAATGCGCGCTCGGCGACGCTCCGGCAGCACATCGACCGCGTGGCCGCGGACGTCTGGGTGCTGACCGAGACGCACGATTCGATCACGCCGGGCGACGGGTACGCGGCGGTGTCGACGACCGGCACGGACCGGGCGCACTGGCCGGGCGAGCGGTGGGTGACGATCTGGTCGCGGTGGCCGATCGAGCGGCTGGCGGCGACGGGGGATCCGGAGCGGGCGGTGGCGGCGCGGGTGATCGTGGAGTCGGAGGTGGGGTCGCGAGAAGCGTCGGCATCGGCAGGCACGGACGGCGAACGCGGCCTCATCGTCTACGGCACCGTCCTGCCGTGGATCGGCAGCGTGTGGCGGGACATTCCGTGGCGCGACGGGGCGTTCGCGGCGGCGCTCGAGACGCAGGCGGCGGACTGGCGGGCGTTGCGGGCCGCGTATCCCAAGGACGACTTGTTCGTGCTGGGCGACCTGAACCAGGACTTGGTCGATGGCCCGCCCCACTACTATGGCTCGCGCGCGAACCGGCGGCTGTTGTTGGAAGCATTGGGCAGCGCCGGGCTCATCGCGGTGACGGGGGGCGACGGGGATCCGGTGCGGCGGGGGGCGGGGCCGGAGATGCAGGGGGCGGCGTGCATCGACCACATCTGCATGCCGAAGCCGTCGACACTGGCATCGGAATCGGAATCGACGAGGGCGCGATGGCGAGCGGGGGCGGCGTGGCGGTGGCCGGACGGGGCGCGATCGGAGTTGCGGGGGGTGTCGGATCACTTTGGGGTGGCGGTGCGGGTATCAGACGGAGGTCAAGGATGGCGATGA